The Nicotiana tabacum cultivar K326 chromosome 14, ASM71507v2, whole genome shotgun sequence genome contains a region encoding:
- the LOC107772350 gene encoding uncharacterized protein LOC107772350 — MARPPFFVTSLCTRNSPIRNLSVAGTNSGIEGEVAAQNPDQSSPENDQSAQQSFVEIAKDVCKVIRTRPRWEQTLLSDFPTVNFTDPRFYTEVLKAQKNALLSLRFYYWLSSQNEFSRDQFSDEEIFSVLVQAKAASAAKCFRQNMNFVPQPSCLEAYIECLCANELIEDALDVLTELRGVGHCPSLKIWNSALSDSIRAGRTDIVWKLYEDMTDLGVVADVDTIGYLIQAFCMENNVPKGHQLLRQVLESGHAPSNVAFNKLIYESCKSGDYFRLSALLHAMIATNCSPDIFTYQQVIQGLCETRKRREAFRIFNDLKNRGYAPDIVMYTTMINGLCKMKCLGDARKLWFEMIQKGFNPNEYTYNTLIHGYLTTNHLSEAESLYKQMRDKGYGETTVTYNTMIYGLCLYGRVEEAQNLFTEMAVKGLLHDVITYNSLIQGFCKNGKIAEGLQFLYELLKQGLQPLPASYTVLIEKLCEVGHVEEAKSLWNDMHYRGVKPAASTQDSIILGLIKQGYVTEGVDWLSSMLKSRLRPRRKTFEKLIYHLSQADKLDSSLFILDYMLRLGYAVRESIFRSLVNKLCKDNSHHIEMQMGNIF, encoded by the coding sequence ATGGCTAGACCTCCATTTTTTGTCACAAGCTTGTGCACCCGCAACTCCCCAATCCGTAACCTTAGTGTTGCTGGAACTAATAGCGGGATTGAAGGTGAAGTTGCTGCACAAAACCCAGATCAATCAAGTCCAGAGAATGATCAAAGTGCGCAGCAGAGCTTTGTTGAGATAGCCAAAGATGTTTGCAAAGTCATCCGGACTCGACCAAGATGGGAACAAACGTTGTTATCTGATTTTCCCACTGTTAATTTTACTGATCCAAGATTCTATACTGAGGTTTTGAAGGCACAAAAGAATGCTCTGTTGTCGCTTcggttttattattggcttagTTCTCAAAATGAATTTTCGAGGGATCAGTTCTCGGACGAAGAAATATTTAGTGTGCTTGTACAAGCCAAGGCTGCCAGTGCTGCTAAATGTTTTCGACAAAATATGAACTTTGTGCCTCAACCTAGTTGTTTGGAGGCCTACATTGAGTGTCTTTGTGCAAATGAATTGATTGAGGACGCCCTCGATGTGTTAACTGAATTGAGAGGTGTTGGCCACTGCCCGTCATTGAAAATTTGGAATTCAGCCCTTTCAGATTCTATTCGAGCTGGAAGAACTGACATTGTCTGGAAATTGTATGAGGATATGACAGATCTCGGTGTTGTAGCAGATGTTGATACGATTGGGTACTTGATTCAAGCTTTTTGTATGGAGAACAATGTTCCAAAAGGTCATCAACTTCTTCGACAGGTCTTGGAATCTGGGCATGCCCCTAGTAATGTTGCTTTTAATAAACTGATTTATGAATCATGCAAGAGCGGAGATTACTTTAGACTGTCAGCTCTTCTCCACGCAATGATTGCAACTAATTGTTCTCCcgatatattcacttatcaacaAGTTATTCAGGGACTATGTGAAACGAGAAAGAGGCGTGAAGCTTTTCGGATATTTAATGATCTAAAGAATAGAGGCTATGCTCCTGATATCGTTATGTATACAACAATGATTAATGGTCTCTGTAAAATGAAATGTCTTGGAGATGCCCGGAAATTATggtttgagatgattcaaaaggGATTCAATCCTAACGAGTATACATATAACACACTGATCCATGGGTATTTAACAACTAACCATCTAAGTGAAGCTGAAAGTCTTTATAAGCAAATGCGTGATAAAGGATATGGAGAGACCACAGTGACATATAACACCATGATTTATGGGCTGTGTCTTTATGGAAGAGTAGAAGAAGCTCAGAACTTGTTCACTGAAATGGCCGTGAAAGGTCTTCTACATGATGTGATCACATACAATTCTCTAATTCAGGGTTTCTGCAAGAATGGGAAGATAGCTGAAGGGCTTCAATTTTTATATGAACTTCTAAAGCAGGGGTTGCAACCATTACCCGCTTCTTATACAGTGTTAATTGAGAAACTTTGTGAGGTCGGCCATGTTGAGGAAGCGAAATCATTGTGGAATGATATGCACTATAGAGGTGTTAAACCTGCAGCATCGACTCAGGATTCTATTATACTTGGATTGATCAAGCAAGGATATGTAACAGAGGGGGTAGATTGGTTGAGCAGTATGCTGAAGAGTAGGCTCAGACCAAGGAGAAAAACTTTTGAGAAACTGATTTATCATTTGTCTCAAGCAGATAAGTTGGACAGCTCTTTATTCATTTTAGATTATATGCTTAGGTTAGGTTATGCTGTCAGAGAAAGTATTTTCCGTTCTCTAGTAAATAAACTTTGCAAAGATAATTCCCACCATATTGAGATGCAAATGGGAAATATTTTCTGA
- the LOC107772349 gene encoding protein ABCI12, chloroplastic isoform X1 yields the protein MYTKLLHNNPTLTPPLSSIHAFRPISFPIFNHHFTPNLTTKPLYLHLQPKKSRTFISCAANSDSVKGSVNWAEFLEKWSPKNFLGADKLFRAISGATSSPIAQYIPSPFTFLHSVDPRIKLAWLFTLVILPAKSNIIMRLSLVLYLAILSILVQPEQVWKDQLGRVTLLSGILFIMLGLSTDSTPSLISSRAPPPSIMGLPPFPASLDGYKYVILKLGPLQLTRKGLSTATTSACLTFTIFQSASVFLSTTTPEQIAFALRWFISPLASFGVPVAEVILTLLLSLRFINLVFDEVRNVALGIVSRRINWQQLTILETIDVFFTYIRRIFRNIFVHAEQISQAMIVRGFRGDSTTHKIFLSADSSNGVANYISISCLFGLIAFVTLPKFLMQ from the exons ATGTATACTAAGCTCCTCCACAACAACCCAACACTAACACCCCCACTTTCTTCAATCCATGCCTTCAGACCCATATCCTTCCCAATATTCAACCACCACTTCACTCCAAACCTAACAACAAAGCCCCTTTATCTCCatcttcaacccaaaaaatcaAGAACCTTTATCAGCTGTGCAGCAAATAGTGATAGTGTTAAGGGTTCAGTGAACTGGGCTGAATTCTTAGAAAAATGGTCCCCAAAAAACTTTCTTGGAGCTGATAAACTATTTAGAGCCATATCTGGTGCAACTTCAAGCCCCATTGCTCAGTACATACCTTCCCCTTTCACTTTCTTGCACTCTGTTGACCCCAGAATCAAATTG GCATGGCTCTTTACTCTGGTTATTTTACCGGCAAAATCAAATATAATCATGCGTTTGTCACTGGTTCTGTACTTAGCTATACTATCTATTTTGGTCCAACCTGAACAAGTGTGGAAG GATCAACTGGGGAGAGTCACACTGCTGTCCGGGATCTTATTTATAATGTTGGGCCTAAGTACAGACAGTACACCTTCCCTTATCTCTTCAAGAGCTCCCCCACCTTCAATAATGGGATTACCACCTTTTCCTGCGTCATTGGACGGTTATAAATATGTAATCTTGAAGTTGGGGCCATTACAACTCACTAGAAAGGGCTTATCAACCGCCACAACATCAGCATGCTTAACCTTCACT ATCTTCCAAAGTGCAAGTGTTTTCCTATCAACAACAACACCTGAGCAGATAGCTTTTGCATTGCGGTGGTTTATATCCCCTTTGGCAAGCTTTGGTGTCCCTGTTGCTGAAGTTATCCTTACTCTTCTGCTCTCCTTGAGATTTATCAATCTTGTGTTTGATGAG GTCAGAAACGTTGCTCTTGGTATTGTATCTCGTAGGATTAATTGGCAGCAGTTGACAATTTTGGAGACGATAGATG TTTTCTTCACATATATTCGTCGGATATTCAGAAATATTTTTGTTCACGCGGAGCAAATATCTCAG GCAATGATTGTTAGAGGTTTTCGAGGGGACAGCACCACTCACAAAATATTCTTATCGGCAGACTCATCTAATGGAGTTGCCAATTATATTTCCATATCATGCCTTTTTGGTCTGATAGCCTTTGTCACTTTGCCCAAGTTCCTTATGCAATGA
- the LOC107772349 gene encoding protein ABCI12, chloroplastic isoform X2 — translation MRLSLVLYLAILSILVQPEQVWKDQLGRVTLLSGILFIMLGLSTDSTPSLISSRAPPPSIMGLPPFPASLDGYKYVILKLGPLQLTRKGLSTATTSACLTFTIFQSASVFLSTTTPEQIAFALRWFISPLASFGVPVAEVILTLLLSLRFINLVFDEVRNVALGIVSRRINWQQLTILETIDVFFTYIRRIFRNIFVHAEQISQAMIVRGFRGDSTTHKIFLSADSSNGVANYISISCLFGLIAFVTLPKFLMQ, via the exons ATGCGTTTGTCACTGGTTCTGTACTTAGCTATACTATCTATTTTGGTCCAACCTGAACAAGTGTGGAAG GATCAACTGGGGAGAGTCACACTGCTGTCCGGGATCTTATTTATAATGTTGGGCCTAAGTACAGACAGTACACCTTCCCTTATCTCTTCAAGAGCTCCCCCACCTTCAATAATGGGATTACCACCTTTTCCTGCGTCATTGGACGGTTATAAATATGTAATCTTGAAGTTGGGGCCATTACAACTCACTAGAAAGGGCTTATCAACCGCCACAACATCAGCATGCTTAACCTTCACT ATCTTCCAAAGTGCAAGTGTTTTCCTATCAACAACAACACCTGAGCAGATAGCTTTTGCATTGCGGTGGTTTATATCCCCTTTGGCAAGCTTTGGTGTCCCTGTTGCTGAAGTTATCCTTACTCTTCTGCTCTCCTTGAGATTTATCAATCTTGTGTTTGATGAG GTCAGAAACGTTGCTCTTGGTATTGTATCTCGTAGGATTAATTGGCAGCAGTTGACAATTTTGGAGACGATAGATG TTTTCTTCACATATATTCGTCGGATATTCAGAAATATTTTTGTTCACGCGGAGCAAATATCTCAG GCAATGATTGTTAGAGGTTTTCGAGGGGACAGCACCACTCACAAAATATTCTTATCGGCAGACTCATCTAATGGAGTTGCCAATTATATTTCCATATCATGCCTTTTTGGTCTGATAGCCTTTGTCACTTTGCCCAAGTTCCTTATGCAATGA